Proteins from a genomic interval of Crassostrea angulata isolate pt1a10 chromosome 7, ASM2561291v2, whole genome shotgun sequence:
- the LOC128192592 gene encoding LOW QUALITY PROTEIN: uncharacterized protein LOC128192592 (The sequence of the model RefSeq protein was modified relative to this genomic sequence to represent the inferred CDS: substituted 1 base at 1 genomic stop codon), producing the protein MYHASVEYGSENLSELIFHQISSEDSPLRIILASSVLAMVADFGRVERIVHAGPPKSIEAYIQQVGRTGRTGKQATAILFFCRNESTCMRNILNDYFGFMDDTSESENKATFCCNICNPILNEXFLPLRQELKSSNRQSLSDYNILNNLEISPYQIESVIHNYSRYVETDTFIKDFGLNQAHAENLCTIIKLSVSL; encoded by the exons ATGTATCATGCATCTGTGGAATATGGGAGTGAAAAT CTATCAGAATTGATATTTCATCAGATTTCCTCAGAGGACAGCCCTCTAAGGATCATATTGGCTTCTTCTGTCCTAGCGATGGTAGCAGATTTTGGCCGTGTGGAAAGAATTGTGCATGCAGGTCCACCTAAGAGTATTGA AGCTTATATTCAGCAAGTGGGTAGAACAGGCAGAACAGGGAAACAGGCAAcagcaattttatt TTTCTGCCGAAATGAATCAACTTGTATGAGAAACATCCTTAATGATTACTTTGGATTTATGGATGACACCAGTGAGAGTGAAAATAAAGCAACTTTTTGCTGTAACATTTGTAATCCAATCTTAAATGAATGATTTTTACCTCTAAGGCAAGAGCTAAAATCTTCCAACCGACAATCATTGTCGGATTACAACATATTAAATAACTTGGAGATATCCCCTTACCAAATAGAATCGGTCATCCACAATTATTCAAGATATGTGGAAACAGACACTTTCATTAAGGATTTCGGTTTGAATCAAGCACATGCAGAAAATTTATGTACCATTATCAAATTAAGTGTGTCATTATAA